From Weissella diestrammenae, a single genomic window includes:
- the tyrS gene encoding tyrosine--tRNA ligase, whose product MTSDVLNELAWRGAINQQTDPEGLQSLIIKEQIGAYVGIDPTGDSMHIGHLIPFMILKRFQLAGVRPVILIGGATGSIGDPSGKKQERQLLNQADVEQNVAKITQQMEKLFGKDGFTVTNNNNWLGNLSLVSFLRDYGKFFPINVMLAKDVVASRLEAGISFTEFTYQILQAIDFHHLWKNEHVRLQIGGSDQWGNITGGIDLIHKLEGSEAPAFGLTVPLLLKADGTKFGKTEGGAVWLDPKKTTPFEFYQFWLNTADNDVEKMLKYFTFLTQTEIAELMQSVQNDAAARRAQTRLAEEVTRFVHGEQAVKTAQLVSSVLFGNGDVAQLSTDDVRALAGNVPTFTFDGQVIGLLDLIVKAGLESSKTAARKSVKDGAIRINGEQIKDVEAVIDPSQKFDGQYVIVKRGKKKWAVGVLNQDMIFFS is encoded by the coding sequence ATGACTAGCGACGTATTAAATGAATTAGCTTGGCGTGGTGCCATTAATCAGCAAACCGATCCAGAAGGCTTGCAATCTTTGATTATTAAGGAACAAATTGGGGCTTATGTTGGGATTGACCCAACTGGAGATTCAATGCATATTGGGCACTTGATTCCCTTTATGATTTTAAAGCGGTTCCAATTAGCAGGTGTTCGTCCAGTGATTCTAATCGGTGGGGCAACCGGTTCAATCGGTGATCCATCTGGGAAAAAGCAAGAACGACAACTATTGAACCAAGCTGATGTTGAGCAAAATGTTGCTAAAATCACACAACAAATGGAAAAACTCTTTGGCAAAGATGGTTTTACAGTAACGAATAACAATAATTGGTTGGGCAACTTGTCATTGGTTAGCTTTTTACGTGATTATGGCAAGTTCTTTCCAATTAACGTGATGTTAGCAAAAGACGTTGTTGCGTCACGTTTGGAAGCAGGTATTTCGTTTACTGAATTTACGTATCAAATTTTGCAAGCGATTGATTTTCATCATTTGTGGAAAAATGAACATGTTCGCCTCCAAATTGGTGGTTCAGACCAATGGGGAAATATTACTGGCGGAATTGATTTAATTCATAAGTTAGAAGGTAGCGAGGCCCCTGCATTTGGGTTGACAGTGCCTTTGTTATTGAAAGCCGATGGCACTAAGTTTGGTAAAACCGAAGGCGGGGCGGTCTGGCTCGATCCAAAAAAGACCACGCCTTTTGAGTTCTATCAATTTTGGCTAAATACTGCTGATAATGATGTTGAGAAGATGTTGAAATACTTTACATTTTTAACGCAAACTGAAATTGCTGAATTGATGCAGTCTGTTCAGAATGACGCGGCTGCGCGTCGCGCACAAACGCGTCTCGCAGAAGAAGTGACACGCTTTGTTCATGGTGAACAGGCGGTTAAAACCGCACAATTGGTTTCCTCAGTGCTCTTTGGAAACGGTGATGTTGCTCAGTTGTCGACGGATGACGTACGGGCTTTAGCGGGAAATGTCCCAACTTTTACATTTGATGGTCAAGTAATTGGGTTATTAGACTTGATTGTTAAAGCTGGGCTTGAAAGTTCAAAAACTGCAGCGCGTAAATCAGTAAAAGATGGTGCAATTCGAATTAATGGGGAACAAATCAAAGATGTTGAAGCTGTGATTGACCCTAGTCAAAAGTTTGATGGACAATATGTTATTGTTAAGCGCGGTAAAAAGAAATGGGCGGTTGGGGTTTTAAACCAAGACATGATTTTCTTTAGTTAA
- a CDS encoding septation ring formation regulator EzrA: protein MTQIGHIIIGLIVVAAAVYLFVFVSQRLTARKVAKLMVRRQELKDIPMRDRLVNGRKMSLTGKSLKQFQNLEAIYSQLEAKGFDNVEEQANKVLFESQGINFVKANQAFKQLKQDIDLLAKDIDTVMQGLNDLEQLDHAHKTAVTELEEKYKALRKVLLAQSFSFGNALDKLEEVLGSLEDDFAEFARLTEVGDHASAADIYETLAMETNQLEERIAQIPDLYTEIDEKIPAQQQELQATYDQMTTAGFRFVEDFVPTALADIEKQRQFTLDLLQELTLKKVNDQLSAMHKQIDYIYDTFEKEYQASVDVQEKVDELREYLTHTQKQNHDLIIELDRLTQDYILNKDENGTVKNWEMMLFSVEKHLDEIQLGITNHAVVFTTLGTSLLEDHARLGMVEKEQMAMWQSLQDLPGIVKASQNKVELFVEGVRAIQRQVERQGLPGIPERYLVFFNQVTDMLSKLEQQLHAARVDVDDMQRQVSIVGSDLDNLQSETNQMIEAAALTGRLVRKANQLRQYPEVMTAVQQAQQLYNEAYNYEQAVNVLGVAIDRIEPNTTATLQQQYQQEMANADQQFQL from the coding sequence ATGACCCAAATTGGACATATTATCATTGGACTTATTGTTGTTGCAGCGGCCGTCTATCTGTTTGTTTTTGTGTCACAACGTCTAACGGCGCGTAAAGTTGCTAAGTTGATGGTGCGTCGTCAAGAATTAAAAGATATTCCGATGCGAGATCGATTGGTTAATGGTCGAAAGATGAGCTTGACTGGTAAATCACTTAAACAATTTCAAAATCTAGAGGCAATTTATAGTCAATTAGAAGCGAAAGGCTTTGATAATGTTGAGGAGCAAGCAAACAAAGTTTTGTTTGAATCTCAAGGTATCAACTTTGTCAAAGCTAACCAGGCTTTTAAACAGCTGAAACAAGATATTGATTTGTTAGCAAAAGATATTGATACAGTAATGCAGGGCTTAAATGATTTAGAGCAATTAGACCATGCTCACAAGACGGCGGTAACGGAATTAGAAGAAAAATACAAGGCCTTGCGCAAGGTTTTGCTAGCACAGAGTTTTTCATTTGGAAATGCTTTGGATAAGTTGGAAGAAGTGTTGGGTAGCCTTGAGGATGATTTTGCAGAATTTGCACGATTAACAGAGGTTGGGGATCATGCATCAGCAGCTGATATTTATGAAACTTTAGCCATGGAAACGAATCAACTAGAAGAGCGCATTGCACAGATTCCGGACCTTTATACTGAAATTGATGAGAAAATTCCAGCCCAACAGCAAGAATTGCAGGCAACATATGATCAAATGACAACGGCTGGTTTTCGATTTGTGGAAGACTTTGTGCCAACAGCTTTGGCTGACATTGAAAAACAACGGCAATTCACATTGGACTTATTACAAGAATTAACGTTGAAAAAAGTGAATGATCAATTAAGCGCGATGCATAAGCAAATTGATTATATCTATGACACGTTTGAAAAAGAGTATCAGGCCTCAGTGGATGTCCAAGAAAAAGTTGATGAATTGCGTGAATATCTCACTCATACCCAGAAACAAAATCATGATTTAATAATTGAATTGGATCGCTTGACCCAGGATTATATCTTGAATAAAGATGAGAATGGGACAGTTAAAAATTGGGAAATGATGTTGTTTAGTGTTGAAAAACATTTGGATGAAATCCAATTGGGTATTACAAATCACGCGGTTGTTTTTACGACTTTAGGAACGTCTTTGCTTGAAGACCATGCCCGATTAGGTATGGTTGAAAAAGAACAGATGGCTATGTGGCAATCATTGCAGGATTTACCGGGCATTGTAAAAGCCTCTCAAAACAAAGTTGAATTATTTGTTGAAGGCGTTCGTGCCATTCAACGCCAGGTGGAACGTCAAGGATTACCCGGCATTCCAGAAAGATATTTGGTCTTCTTTAATCAAGTGACTGATATGTTAAGCAAATTGGAGCAGCAATTACATGCAGCACGGGTGGATGTTGATGATATGCAACGCCAGGTAAGTATTGTGGGTTCTGATTTAGATAACTTACAGTCAGAGACAAATCAAATGATCGAGGCGGCTGCGTTGACTGGACGATTAGTTCGCAAAGCAAACCAATTGCGTCAATATCCTGAAGTCATGACGGCAGTGCAACAGGCACAGCAGTTGTATAACGAAGCTTATAATTATGAGCAAGCGGTGAATGTATTAGGTGTTGCGATTGATCGCATTGAGCCAAACACAACGGCGACCTTACAACAACAATATCAACAAGAAATGGCAAATGCTGATCAACAGTTCCAATTGTAA
- the secG gene encoding preprotein translocase subunit SecG, with protein MYSILLTAMIIVGVLIILAVLMQPSKQQDALSALSGSGGGDLFATQKARGFEAVMQRITAILGAVWFILGLALVYLSAH; from the coding sequence ATGTACAGTATTCTATTAACTGCAATGATCATTGTTGGCGTGTTGATTATTTTAGCCGTGTTGATGCAACCATCAAAGCAGCAAGATGCTTTATCTGCTTTGTCAGGTAGTGGCGGTGGTGATTTATTTGCTACTCAAAAAGCACGGGGCTTTGAAGCCGTAATGCAACGAATTACAGCAATTCTCGGCGCTGTCTGGTTTATTCTGGGCTTAGCGTTGGTATATCTTTCAGCACACTAA